One segment of Toxoplasma gondii ME49 chromosome VI, whole genome shotgun sequence DNA contains the following:
- a CDS encoding hypothetical protein (encoded by transcript TGME49_240365): MSRIVWQRTSFSYYVRSRMSIIDAVLPHQLETQFSSCGLTGHLRMLSMCRLQGSQERSILCLPRCCLALEVFVSSESIASLKVMLYTRSGILAFMFSYTPVTSCLRPSSLSRTSFTYGLIGKRQVRLHRIRLTCRLTEHSLLQRCVEYEQVFLCSRELPVTLTTGIPPQRAIIICARFV; this comes from the coding sequence ATGTCGCGGATCGTGTGGCAGCGTACATCCTTTTCATATTATGTTCGGTCGCGCATGAGTATAATTGATGCAGTGCTGCCACATCAACTAGAGACACAATTTTCCTCTTGTGGCTTAACAGGTCATCTGCGTATGCTGTCCATGTGTCGCCTTCAGGGTAGCCAAGAAAGGTCCATTTTATGTTTGCCTCGTTGTTGTCTTGCCCTTGAAGTATTTGTGTCTAGTGAAAGCATAGCTTCGTTAAAAGTCATGCTCTACACGCGTTCGGGTATCCTTGCTTTTATGTTCTCCTACACCCCGGTGACCTCATGTCTTAGACCATCCTCACTGTCTCGCACCTCCTTTACGTACGGCTTAATTGGGAAACGTCAAGTTCGGCTGCATCGAATCCGGCTGACATGCCGCCTCACTGAACACTCGTTGCTTCAGAGGTGTGTTGAATACGAACAAGTATTTTTGTGCTCGCGCGAACTGCCAGTCACGCTTACAACAGGGATTCCCCCTCAACGCGCCATAATAATTTGCGCACGGTTTGTATAA
- a CDS encoding Toxoplasma gondii family E protein (encoded by transcript TGME49_240370), with protein MSSPGQTSLAYAETAGLRSGKSTHSSPSEKELALHIELEQTVIPTQALQTRQYATISPQLSDLKTVVQDSPATGGSRRSRRRLTKSTLSGRQDTRRQSRTELRLLYVFLTVTLGIYLTKYLSRCVLPPRPAGLSSNTTLPGLQHRKAGSPLSDSLSSSSGRVRRLAASEGSGGSGEYPGDTGSRTGNKHPFCQPPRPTQAASPPPEHALDGLAPKTSGGQASESSSGASSLGSSLSSDIHTQSSRSDNDPDAVAIRNIASLVLAAAAEASDALPKLKSGGDGVRDALQRLMEIYGHLVNQADAAEKRNADGRADEGSTIVKCDFRRGTGAGQHPPISENMRPPQPREASGGDGALTPGDSWQAQNRRLNRPGLSGLYSRYRQGFSLGTIMETGSLEEQRGEGDIELLTKSAQSLFAMGRSGESDRDMNSPLAEAMSIVGLGELGSGWNPFSSARSTSEAWRQIFSGPNGEPETPFEDGDGATSQTNKRSYSDVLKHPSRSQSEPPKSRAAGRQQLGNAVAVPRQQKPSSARRQSATSRDASDERHHYPSGPRVPGRRPTNRFESIDRSASYRRGGARPSLPSRPPPKPPLPQISKVGFGASGTPVQRGASQGGTPSGSEKRDGGEPSKDVKGQGEDAGQPGASGGPLGGAGGGGRRPGDDERDDDKRRKGKGSSSGGGEKKKEEQEKKAKKERDQREEAKKESKPVDGREARGKEVKQGGGGLSSDSGKGSTGEKAGKKKAKKDRGRRAIEETVGDVTDAGVTSEATGGVPKEAEPQQDSDDRGVHGGGRGGEGPGSAGVSETDGVVHPEGGDDGSSPEGVDQSQCQKTGSDKGGSKQQMTSSEKRKKRGASGRQSRQTTTGAGQQPGGFSETRTDTTVASGTETMATDRRAEDGDSKADDDGQGALQGPPAGAEKDGGEDAESEEAGGKDAAGAGEADDESAAKEALRTGARPKTSSAISKRKQKKRPQRTELPVQSEPPSIGSEEEATTQTRGRARQRTLRDARRGGPVSGHEASKGIVGSTDSRRGAGGQSSDRVSGKGSRLHGEKASQVPSTIVDATAASLHQKLMKLTSEYWSIREQIEEDPETKHVLDVFRMRHLSVELTDVKYFYALSRSVLLEVETSHKLGVLLEVANGFHKMEMEQKQGQHGGAEDNSRATSTDEESLLSHVVTELVAASNEASLRAFQLLEAEKWYRGYHIIHKCLPPFPNVVLSSLFQTEHTPKSDASENVAGGHTIDITNPLDEVKNLQDSLYEWQSAAESSLSGIEKKWWIPPPDADEARRQHARNVALFAEAVAFMSWTAYTRAQERLNLVDAALSTSDPVTKQKLNDANKLLETLRRTELSNSRICFETFRDLYLETGRANAKNPGNRWDPLPSGHHAPDIRASMAAASASSGEETSEASSPVQSVQPVVSDVTKTNEEQEGDESTT; from the coding sequence ATGAGCAGCCCGGGGCAAACATCCTTGGCGTACGCCGAGACAGCGGGCTTAAGGTCTGGTAAGAGTACCCATTCTTCGCCTAGTGAAAAGGAACTCGCGCTACATATAGAATTGGAACAGACTGTCATTCCAACTCAAGCTCTGCAGACACGTCAATACGCTACTATCTCCCCCCAGTTGTCCGACCTAAAGACCGTAGTTCAAGACTCACCGGCGACAGGGGGGTCTCGACGAAGCCGTCGTCGTTTGACAAAATCTACATTGTCTGGTCGTCAGGATACGCGACGACAAAGCCGTACGGAGCTTAGACTTCTGTACGTGTTTCTGACTGTTACCCTCGGGATCTATCTTACCAAATATCTTTCTCGATGTGTCTTGCCGCCCCGGCCTGCTGGCCTGAGTTCAAACACAACCCTTCCTGGCCTGCAGCACCGGAAAGCTGGCTCCCCGCTTTCAGACTcactgtcttcttcatcagGCAGGGTTCGTCGTCTGGCGGCGTCAGAGGGAAGCGGCGGCAGTGGTGAATATCCGGGAGATACGGGATCCCGGACAGGGAACAAGCACCCGTTTTGTCAGCCACCACGGCCGACTCAGGCCGCCTCTCCACCACCTGAACATGCCCTAGACGGTTTGGCCCCGAAAACGTCAGGCGGCCAGGCTTCAGAAAGTTCTTCAGGTGCTTCATCTCTTGGGTCGTCGTTGAGCAGCGACATTCATACGCAGTCGTCTAGATCGGATAATGACCCCGATGCTGTCGCGATTCGCAATATAGCTAGCCTTGTCCTGGCAGCGGCCGCTGAAGCGTCCGACGCGTTGCCCAAGCTCAAGAGCGGCGGCGACGGAGTGAGAGACGCTCTACAACGTCTGATGGAAATATACGGTCACCTAGTGAACCAGGCCGATGCTGCTGAAAAGCGAAATGCAGATGGCCGCGCAGATGAGGGCTCTACGATAGTGAAATGCGATTTTAGGAGGGGTACCGGGGCAGGACAACATCCCCCAATTTCAGAAAACATGCGACCCCCTCAGCCTCGGGAAGCCAGTGGAGGGGACGGCGCCCTGACGCCTGGCGACTCGTGGCAGGCACAGAACCGTAGACTGAACAGACCTGGCCTTTCTGGACTTTATTCGAGGTATAGACAAGGTTTTTCGTTGGGAACAATTATGGAGACAGGTAGTTtggaggaacagagaggagagggcgaCATCGAATTACTGACGAAGAGTGCGCAGTCACTTTTCGCGATGGGCAGGAGTGGTGAAAGTGACAGAGACATGAACTCCCCTCTGGCAGAGGCGATGTCAATCGTCGGTTTAGGCGAACTGGGAAGTGGCTGGAATCCATTTTCGTCGGCACGAAGCACAAGCGAGGCATGGCGCCAGATCTTTTCGGGTCCAAATGGTGAACCAGAGACACCATTTGAAGATGGCGACGGGGCGACTAGTCAGACCAACAAGCGATCATACAGCGATGTCCTGAAACATCCTTCGCGGTCACAGTCGGAGCCCCCGAAGAGCAGAGCGGCAGGACGACAACAACTGGGGAACGCAGTGGCTGTGCCACGACAACAGAAACCATCGTCGGCCCGTCGACAGTCCGCCACTAGCCGAGACGCCTCAGATGAGCGACACCATTATCCCAGTGGACCTCGAGTGCCAGGACGAAGGCCCACCAACCGCTTCGAAAGCATCGATCGCTCCGCTTCTTATAGGAGAGGAGGTGCGAGACCAAGCCTCCCCTCTAGGCCTCCACCAAAGCCTCCGCTGCCACAGATATCAAAAGTGGGTTTTGGCGCCTCAGGAACGCCCGTGCAACGGGGCGCCAGTCAGGGAGGGACGCCATCAGGGTCTGAGAAACGCGATGGTGGAGAGCCGTCGAAGGACGTCAAAGGACAGGGCGAGGATGCAGGGCAACCCGGTGCTAGCGGAGGGCCACTGGGGGGTGCTGGAGGGGGAGGGCGCCGGCCTGGCGACGACGAGCGGGACGACGACAAGCGGAGGAAGGGTAAGGGATCGTCGAGCGGtggcggggagaagaagaaggaggagcaggagaagaaggcgaagaaggagagggatcaaagggaggaggcgaagaaggagagcaaacCGGTGGACGGTCGCGAGGCGAGGGGAAAAGAGGTGAAACAAGGAGGTGGCGGCTTGAGCAGTGACTCAGGCAAAGGATCGACTGGTGAAAaggcggggaagaagaaggcgaaaaaagacaggGGCAGGCGGGCGATTGAAGAGACTGTCGGAGACGTTACTGATGCAGGGGTGACGAGTGAGGCGACGGGTGGGGTTccgaaagaagcagaaccgCAACAGGACAGTGATGACAGGGGTGTGCACGGTGGTGGCAGAGGAGGTGAAGGTCCAGGATCAGCTGGGGTGTCTGAGACTGACGGTGTTGTGCACCCTGAGGGAGGCGATGATGGTTCCAGTCCTGAAGGGGTAGATCAGAGTCAGTGTCAGAAAACAGGCTCGGACAAGGGGGGCAGCAAGCAACAAATGAcgagcagcgagaaacgaaagaagagaggggctAGCGGGCGCCAGTCCAGACAGACGACGACAGGAGCAGGGCAGCAGCCAGGGGGCTTCTCCGAAACAAGAACCGACACGACGGTGGCATCAGGCACAGAGACAATGGCAACAGACAGACGCGCAGAAGATGGTGACTCAAAGGCAGACGACGATGGGCAGGGCGCCTTGCAGGGCCCGCCAGCTggggcagagaaggacggcggagaagacgctgAGTCTGAAGAGGCCGGTGGAAAGGATGCCGCTGGGGCCGGCGAGGCGGACGATGAGTCCGCCGCAAAGGAGGCACTGCGAACAGGAGCAAGACCCAAAACGTCATCCGCGATAAGCAaacgaaaacagaagaagcggccACAGAGGACTGAACTGCCGGTGCAGTCTGAGCCTCCATCAATAGGCAGTGAAGAGGAGGCAACGACGCAGACACGCGGCAGAGCGCGACAACGCACACTGCGTGATGCCAGAAGGGGGGGACCCGTGAGTGGCCACGAGGCTTCTAAAGGGATTGTGGGGTCTACTGACAGCAGGCGAGGGGCCGGGGGACAGAGTTCTGATCGTGTGTCGGGAAAAGGGTCGAGGCTCCACGGAGAAAAGGCGTCGCAGGTCCCGTCTACGATTGTCGACGCCACAGCCGCTAGTCTGCACCAGAAGCTGATGAAATTGACATCTGAGTACTGGTCAATTCGGGAGCAGATAGAGGAAGACCCTGAGACAAAGCACGTTTTGGATGTTTTTCGCATGCGACATTTGTCGGTCGAGTTGACAGATGTGAAATATTTCTACGCTCTATCCAGGAGTGTCCTGCTGGAGGTTGAAACCAGCCATAAATTGGGCGTCTTGCTGGAGGTGGCGAACGGGTTCCACAAAATGGAGATGGAACAGAAGCAAGGGCAGCATGGTGGAGCTGAGGACAACAGCAGGGCGACTTCAACGGATGAAgagtctctcctttcgcatGTTGTGACGGAGCTTGTCGCCGCTTCCAACGAGGCCAGTCTCCGGGCATTCCAGTTACTGGAAGCGGAGAAATGGTACAGAGGCTATCACATAATACACAAATGTTTGCCGCCATTTCCGAATGTTGTTCTGTCATCACTGTTTCAAACAGAACACACTCCTAAATCGGATGCAAGTGAAAATGTAGCTGGGGGACATACAATTGATATAACCAACCCACTGGACGAGGTTAAGAATCTGCAAGACAGCCTATATGAGTGGCAATCCGCTGCCGAATCTTCCCTCTCAGGTATCGAAAAAAAATGGTGGATCCCACCACCGGATGCAGACGAGGCACGGAGACAACATGCTCGCAACGTAGCACTGTTTGCAGAAGCAGTTGCGTTCATGTCCTGGACGGCCTACACGCGAGCGCAGGAACGCCTGAATCTGGTGGATGCCGCCTTGTCAACGTCAGACCCTGTCACGAAGCAGAAGCTTAACGACGCGAACAAGCTGCTTGAAACCCTCCGTAGGACAGAATTAAGCAACAGTCGAATTTGCTTCGAGACCTTTCGCGATTTATACTTAGAAACAGGAAGGGCTAATGCTAAAAATCCGGGAAATAGATGGGATCCTCTCCCGAGTGGCCATCACGCACCAGACATCAGGGCATCCATGGCGGCCGCCTCGGCGTCATCGGGCGAGGAGACCTCTGAAGCTTCATCACCGGTTCAGTCTGTGCAGCCAGTTGTGTCCGATGTCACCAAGACGAACGAGGAGCAAGAAGGCGATGAGTCCACTACTTAG